In the Streptomyces sp. 3214.6 genome, TCGACCGTCTCACGCCACACCTGCATGGAGGGGGAGCGGTCGACGACGAGGGTCAGGTCGAACCAGCGTTCCGGCGCGGGGGTGAGGACGGGGAGGAGCTCGCCGCTGCGGGCGTATCCGTCCACGGTCGCGGCCACGTCGAGGGTATGACGCCGGCCGGTTCGCCACGGCCGCTTCCAGGGGCGCAGCGCCCTGGTCAGCGGCAGCGCGAGCGGCAGGGCCGACGGTCGTGGCACGGCGACCGCATGCCCGGGAACGGGGGAGGCGGACCCTGGCAGCCGTTCGTGGAGGGTCCGGGTGGGCAGTTCGGGGGCTGGGAGAGCGGGGGGCCGCAGTACGGGGGCCTGGTCGGGGGACGCGGAGGACGGGCGGGGCCGAGGGGCCTCCGGCTCCGTCGGCGCCGCGGTCTCCGCCCCCTGGCCCGGCGACGTCGCGTTGTGGTCCGCCCCCATCCGAGAGGCCAGCCACAGGGCCTCCGCGAGGCTCGTCGCGTCGAGCTGAGGAGCCACGGCCCGCAAGCCCGACACGGCTCGCTCAAGCGGGGACGAGCCCTCGGGCGGACTCTCAGGCACGGGACAGCTCGCGCAGGATCAGGTCCACCACGTCCTGCGCCGTGTCGCTCTCCGAGGCTGCCGTGCTGGTCAGCACATGGACGGCGTTCAGCAACTGGTCCACGGCCAGGCTCTCGCCGGCCGCGAGCCGCTCGATGAAACGGGCGATCAGGGTGTCGACCGAGGCGGAGTGCTCGGTGTCGACCTCCAGATGGGCCGCCACGACGGCGCGCAGGGACTCGACCGTCGGCGCAGGCATCGTGAAGCGGATGCAGCGCCGCAGGAACGCGGCCGGGAAGTCCCGCTCGCCGTTGCTCGTCATCACGATGAAAGGGAAGGTGTCGCACTGCACCCGTCCCTTGACGATCCGGTGCAGGCCCTCGCCGCCCCACTCCCGGACGTCGACCTCGTCGCGCTGGTAGCGGGCCAGCTCCGGGATCTCGAACTCGCCGTGCTCCAGCACGTCGAGGAGGTCGCTGGGCAGGTCGAAGTCGCTCTTGTCGATCTCGTCGATCAGCAGGGCGCGGGGCAGGCGTTCCGTCGGCAGCAGTGCTGTGCCCAGGGGGCCCAGCCGCAGGAAGGGGGCGATGTCGTCGCCGTCGGGGTCGCCCGCCAGCCGCTGCGCGTGGATGCGGCCCAGCGCGTCGTAGCGGTAGAGGGCGTCGACGAGCGTGCTGCGGGAGGTGATGTGCCAGCGCAGCGGCTCGTCCAGTTTCAGCTCCGCCGCAACCTGCCCGATGACGCTGGACTTGCCCGACCCGGGCGCGCCGGTCAGCAGCAGCGGGCGGCGCAGCACGAGCGCGGCGTTGACCGCCTCCACGAGGCCGGGCGGCGGCTGGAAGCGCTCGTGCCGGGGCCGGCGGGGGAAGGAGCGCCAGGGCGGGGGAGTGCCGAGGTCCACGTCCCGGGGCGTGCCGTCGCCGACGTAGAAGGGGGTCCAGGTCATCGCGTGTTCTCTCCATCGCCCGTGCGGGTGTCGAACCAGTCGCAGAAGTCGAGCCATTGCGTGTCCAGCCATGCCGACCTCACCCGGGCGAGGTCCGCATGGCCGCCCGCCGGGTCCTGTCCGCCCGCGGCTTCCTTCCAGGCGCTGCGGTAGGCGGCGCTGAGTTCCGCGGGGAGCCGGTCCCACAGGCGCTCCACGCTGTCCCGGGAGGCCGCGGGCAGCTCGCCCGGTCCCTGCGGCCACAGCACGATCGGGGCGTAGGCCAGCAGCGGCGGCAGGAAGTCCGCGAGCCGGTCGGGCCGGTGGGCCAGGGCGAGGGCACGCTCGTAGAGGCCGCTCTCCAGCCGGTCGGCGAGGTCGTCCGCCCGGCCGGTCTCCTCCTGGCCGAGCCAGTCGAGGGGGACGCGGTCGCCCTTCTCCATCGCCTCGAGCCGGTCCCGGGCGTAGTCGTTGATCCAGGAGATGTGGGCGGGCGGGCACAGCCGGTCGCTCCAGCGCAGGACGACGTTGTAGCGCAGGCCCAGCCGCGGGCCGACCCTCGCCTCCTCGGGGCGCCAGCCGGCCAGCAGCGCCGAGGGGGCGGCGATGTCGACGTGCCTGAGGCGCAGCCCCGCCTGCCGGGCCTGCTTGGCGGCCCAGGTCAGCACCGTGCCGAGCGTCTGCTCCACACCGGCTTGCGTCGCGGGGCAGGGGAACTCGTCGTGCGCGAGGGACGTGCCGCCGTCGAGCAGCCAGGCCAGGAGGGTCTCCGGCCAGTCGTCGGCGACCGCCGCGTGCAGGCTGACCACGAGGCGCAGTCGGCCCTCGGCGCTGGCCCGGGCCAGCTCGGCGAACGCGTCGTTCAGCTCCAGGACGGCGTCCACGGCGTCGGCCCAGGCCGCCAACTCCGGTGTCGCGGAGCTGAGTTGGTCTTCGGCGGCGAGCGCGGCGACGAACGCGGCGAGCGGCGCCCGGCGGTTGCCGCGCACGCCGGCGACCCGCAGCCGCAGGGACTCGACGCAGTCGCGCAGTAGCTCCCCGCCGTCCGTCAGGGGAGCGCGCACGGTGCTGCCGGCCGCCGCGGAGAACGCGCGCCGCAGCCGGGGCGACGTCAGCGGCGCCCCGGGCCAGCGCCGCAGGAGCGCCGTGGTGCGCAGCGCGTCCGACAGCCCGCCGACCACGTGCAGGGCGCTCGTCACGTCGCACGCGTCCGCCGTGCCGTCCCGGCTCAGCTCGGACAGCGTCTCCCGCAGCCGCGTCAGGTCCTCGGCCGCGTCGGGCGGGGAGGGCGGGACCGCTTCGCCGAGCGGTTCGAGCGCCCAGCGCAGTTCCTCCGCGCCCAGCGGCCCCAGCAGCGTTCCGCCGTGTGCCGCGTGCCGGGCGTTGCGGGCGATCCAGGGGCGCTGCCCGAACAGGTCGCCCTCCTGCACCAGGGCCTGCGCGCCGGTGCCCGTGACCGCGTTGACGGCGTCCCGCACCTCCTGCGCCGACAGGAACTCCCCGGCCCCGGACACGCCTTCGCGCAGCACCCGCAGGAGCCCGCGGGTGAACGACAGCCCGTAGGCGTCCTCGGTGACCCCCACCGACGTCAGCAGCGACAGCATCGTCGCGCCCCTGCGGACCCCGGCGCCCAGCGCCGCGAGATCCGGCACGGCCCCGCCCGCGCGGCAGGTGTCGACCAGCGCTACGACGCCCTGGACGCCCGGAGTGTCCAGGGCGTCGGAGAGCAGCCCGCCGAGGTCGACCACGGTCGTCGGCGCGTCGGCACGGGAGTCGCTCGCCATGAAGGCCAGCCGGGGCACGTCACCGGGCGTGGTGCCGTGCCCGAGGAACGCGAGGACCAGCCCGGCCTCCGCCTCGCCCGCCCGCTCCGCCGCCGCCCGGACCGCCTTCTCGACCTGCGCCTGGCCGACCTGCGGCCCGCACAGCAGGGAGGAGTCACCCGGTGCGGCCTGCTCGCAGCCGCCCACCGCGGCGTCGGCGAGCGCGGCGTGCAGGGACCCCGCCAGCTCCTCCAGGCCGTCGAGGGGGCCGAGGTCCGGGCACTGCGGAGCGACCACCAGCAGATGACGGGGCGAGAGCGGCGGCGTCATACGGGCGTGACAGCCTCGAGAGCCTCGGCGATCGGCCCCGCCACGGCAGACTGGGCGAGATACTTCGCCGCGGGGTGCACCCAGGCGCCGTCGGAGTCGACCCGCCTGCTGACCGGGGCCACCGACGCGGCGTTCGGCGCGACGAACCGCTCCAGCCGGGGCGTGGCCGTGACGAAGTCGTCGCGGTCCCAGAAGTTCAGCCAGCCCTCGACCTGCGCCGGAGTCCGCAGCGGCTGGGGACGCATCCGGGGCTGTACGGCCGCGCGCATGCCGATGGGCGATCCCAGCGTGACGAGCAGCGGTATCGGAGCCTCGTGCTCGTGCAGGGTCTCGAAGGCCACCACGGTGCCCAGCGAGTGGGCGACGACGAGGGTGGGACCCTCGGGG is a window encoding:
- a CDS encoding AAA family ATPase, giving the protein MTWTPFYVGDGTPRDVDLGTPPPWRSFPRRPRHERFQPPPGLVEAVNAALVLRRPLLLTGAPGSGKSSVIGQVAAELKLDEPLRWHITSRSTLVDALYRYDALGRIHAQRLAGDPDGDDIAPFLRLGPLGTALLPTERLPRALLIDEIDKSDFDLPSDLLDVLEHGEFEIPELARYQRDEVDVREWGGEGLHRIVKGRVQCDTFPFIVMTSNGERDFPAAFLRRCIRFTMPAPTVESLRAVVAAHLEVDTEHSASVDTLIARFIERLAAGESLAVDQLLNAVHVLTSTAASESDTAQDVVDLILRELSRA